DNA sequence from the Malus sylvestris chromosome 10, drMalSylv7.2, whole genome shotgun sequence genome:
aaaaaaacctcaatcCCGTCTAAACTTCGATTCTTCTCGCTCCTTTGACCTCTCGCGCTTCGCTTCCCGATGCTTGGACCTCTCTCTGCTCCATTCCCTCTCGTCCCTCGGCTCGTAGGATAGTTCACGGTGGTCGCGTGAGACTTCCCGACCGTCGTCGCTCGGCTCGCTTGACTGTTCGCGGCGAGATTTGTGGTCGCAGGGGTCGAGAGAGATCTCGCGCTTGGAATCGCGGTCCAATCGATGGTGGTGGCAGTGGTAATCGGAGTCTTTTGACGATTGCTTTTCGTCGGCATCACGACTGTGATGTTTGTCGTAGTCTCTGTCGTCCTCACTCCAGAGCTTTAAGGAATGGTGGTTGCTGTCCCTAAGGTCAAACTCTTGGATATCTGTGTATGAATTGAGAAAATTGTTGTTTAATTTCATGATTTGAATATATTGGAATGTTGTGGGTGAGGTTACAgatgagagaagggagaaaaggggtgggggtggggtgggtttttggatgggaagggaggtgaagagagtggaggagagggaggtggttGGGAGGGAGAAGAGGGGTAGGGAGAGGTTGCGGGGGTGGTTCTGCATTTTCtaagttttggtttttttttttttttttttttttttttaaagaagattcagatttttcagaaaaaaaaattaaaaaattattattatgcCATGTGGcatacatttggcagccacgtggcacacatttagcagccacgtcagcacttaacggatcaatggatggaaaatgtaacggaggtattattttgaaataaaatagtacttgaggtatgaaagtgaaatgttttaaagatgttatatgaggttgtaatagacctcaaacttgaggggctactatgtaatttacccaaataaATAGAATATTCTGGGCACATATTCGATGTATAAATAATGGTTTAGAATAAAGTTTTTATGATAGACATTGGATTCggttcaaaaaaataaataaaaaagacttAAACTTTTGGATCAGCTGCTTAATCTagggatttttttttacttgtaaatataatattttaaatttaaatttcttaaaTAACGAATTCgtaatcaatttattttttacacaatGTATCGTTGAACCAAAAACTTACACGAGGTAAGTCAATAGACAAAATATATTATCAAGATTCAAAATCTTCTAATGTAATAAAAGAGAAAACTTATAAAATTGCATTTTTAGTTTATACTAGCAGGAATAATGTTGTAGTATCTTTATGCAGAGTGATTTTTAAATTGGTACATTATAGTTGAGGTTTTAAAACAATATCAATTTGTGCATTTCATCTAACGAATATTTGCATCTTTATTAAACTTATGACATGATAAAATTCGTATTGGATTGACATTTAAGCCATAATTGTACcaaattaactaaaaaaaattaataatttaatgagattttattttgttgaaaaaaagtACGAtatttcaattaattttttttaaaatgttatcCCTTCAATGAAAATTGtcattaaaaataagaaaacactccaaaaatcttattctacacttctcacaagtgtattttacTTTCTAATTAAAAGTTtgaagtgtaaaatgagattattAGAATATCAATAATGCACAAAAACTCTAATATACAGATAAGAACAGTACATGAGGCTACACGCAACCCAAAAGAGCCAGCCAAAACACCGATGCCACAGTTTGTACACACAAAACCATAGCCAGCGTACtagagattttttagtatgaCCGGAACACGGgttggtacatcacgtgtcccTATACAAATAGTGGAAAATATTAAAACCATAGTGGATTAGTGATCACCAAACCAAGCGTTTACTTAAAAAGCCCCATCCTCTGTGACAGCTTTAAGCCTTTGACAATTGACATTACAACAAAACCTCCAACTTGTTAATGTTCTTGATCAAGAGATGACAGGGACACTGAAACAGAACCTGATTACAAGCTTGATCATAAGCACGCTGTAAGAGAACTAATTCGATTCGAGGGTGCACTCAGCAATCTTCTCCCAGGACTTGAGAGTTATATCTTTGGGGTCGGTTTTGTACAACGCAAGGCGAGTAACGGGGAAGCTCAGGCCGGCAATGCTCCCGTCGAGAGTGTTAGCTTTTTCTTgcgccttcttcttctcttcgtcGGTCAGATCACCGTAGAGGATGCTCAAATGTGGCATATAAGCTGCAGGACAAATATAATACCAACCAGGAATCATCAATCCTAAACCAAGAACAATACTTTCGGTTGATAAAAATAAGGTTTTTTAGCCTGGTTCTCGAGATTGACTCGTCACCTTGgttttgagatttaaaatcgatagaactTTGTCCAtcttcaatcattttggtcattccgtaaaAAATCTCTGTTAAATAAGGAGTTATGACAACTTCAATgacaaagtgaagagttatgcTAATATCAGAGACCATTTTGGACTAATACAATATCGGAGACCATTTTGGGCTTTTTTGAAAGATGCAAACTATCTTCTTTTAACAACCTGAAAGTTTGATAACTATTCCGATTTTAGTTTTCACAGATAATACTGAGTAGCCACATTTATGCATCAATCGTTGTCTCGCCAATTGAAGGAGAACACCTACTATTGATCAAAAGCATAAAGATATCAAACTTAATCTTTAGCAACTTTaattaacagaaaaataaaaattagcaGGAACCCACATCTACTTTCTCCTCCTCTCTCACTTGCTCCCAATCCAAATgaacaaatataaaaataaatctttttcacaagaaaaataaattagtgCATTAGAACTTACGGGTTGAGCGTTTGAAACCGAAATGGCCAGAGCAGTGAGCACTAgcttccaccacctgagaaaaTCAAACCCCAGAAACTAATTTTATTAATAACTCGTATTAAATTCCAATCAAATCCcacaaaaaaggaagaaattggaaaaaaataaataaataataattaccTGAGGGGTCAGATTTATAAGGAGGGAAACACACTGGTAAAAGAAGGTGCCGGTGCCGGTGGCCACGCGATCAACCTTGGCGTCGTAGGCCTTGAGGCCCTCAGAAGCCGATCGGAACTTCGCGAGGGCGTCGTCCAGGGTCAGGCTGATAGCCCCCACCACAGTGATGTGGGGCTCGAACTGTGGACCACCGAACTCGGCACGGAGGCCCTGCATCAGCTTCTTCAGCCTGGGGGCCACGTCATCCGGCGGGAGGGCCCACACCGAGTAGACGTTCTTTACTTCCGCCGCAGTTGATGTGGTTTGTGGGTTTGCCATGGAAACTGAGGGGTGgatgaagaggaagagagaaaagccAAGGAGTACCAACACTTGTTAGGATTTTGGGGAtgaattttattcaatttttcatttaatttttgtttttgggtattGATTGATCttattaacaaaataaataggataaattacatagtagcccttcaggtttgaggtctattacaaccccatacaacatctttaaaacatttcactttcatacctcaagtattattttatttcaaaataatacctccgttacattttccatccattgatccgttaagtgctgacgtggctgctaAATGTGtgtcacgtggctgccaaatgtatgccacgtggcataataataattttttattttttttttgaaaaatctgaatcttcttaaaaaaaaaacaaaagcaaaatcaAAAGCTGAAACCCAgagaaaaaacccagaaacttaCACACCCCTTCTCCCAGACGACCCACCTCACCCCACCTCGCAGAGGCCCTTCCCGTCGCCCCCTCCACCCCCCTCTcatctcccccatcttcatcttcttcccccgacCCCCGTACCTGCAacccagagaaaaaaaaaacctcaatcCCGTCTAAACTTCGATTCTTCTCGCTCCTTTGACCTCTCACGCTTCGCTTCCCGATGCTTGGACCTCTCTCTGCTCCATTCCCTCTCGTCCCTCGGCTCGTAGGACAGTTCACGGTGGTCGCGTGAGACTTCCCGACCGTCGTCGCTCGGCTCGCTTGACTGTTCGCGGCGAGATTTGTGGTCACAGGGGTCGAGAGAGATCTCGCGCTTGGAATCGCGGTCCAATCGATGGTGGTGGCAGTGGTAATCGGAGTCTTTTGACGATTGCTTTTCGTCGGCATCACGACTGTGATGTTTGTCGTAGTCTCTGTCGTCCTCACTCCAGAGCTTTAAGGAATGGTGGTTGCTGTCCCTAAGGTCAAACTCTTGGATATCTGTGTATGAATTGAGACAATTGTTGTTTAATTTCATGATTTGAATATATTGGAATGTTGTGGGTGAGGTTACAgatgagagaagggagaaaaggggtgggggtggggtgggtttttggatgggaagggaggtgaagagagtggaggagagggaggtggttGGGAGGGAGAAGAGGGGTAGGGAGAGGTTGCAGGGGTGGTTCTGCATTTTCtaagttttggttttttttttttttttttttttttaaagaagattcagatttttcagaaaaaaaaattaaaaaattattattatgcCATGTGGcatacatttggcagccacgtggcacacatttagcagccacgtcagcacttaacggatcaatggatggaaaatgtaacggaggtattattttgaaataaaataatacttgaggtatgaaagtgaaatgttttaaagatgttatatgaggttgtaatagacctcaaacttgaggggctactatgtaatttacccaaataaATAGAATATTCTGGGCACATATTCGATGTATAAATAATGGTTTAGAATAAAGTTTTTATGATAGACATTGGATTCggttcaaaaaaataaataaaaaagacttAAACTTTTGGATCAGCTGCTTAATCTagggatttttttttacttgtagatataatattttaaatttaaatttcttaaaTAACGAATTCgtaatcaatttattttttacacaatGTATCGTTGAACCAAAAACTTACACGAGGTAAGCCAATAGACAAAATATATTATCAAGATTCAAAATCTTCTAATGTAATAAAAGAGAAAACTTATAAAATTGCATTTTTAGTTTATACTAGCAGGAATAATGTTGTAGTATCTTTATGCAGAGTGACTTTTAAATTGGTACATTATAGTTGAGGTTTTAAAACAATATCAATTTGTGCATTTCATCTTACGAATATTTGCATCTTTATTAAACTTATGACATGATAAAATTCGTATTGGATTGACATTTAAGCCATAATTGTACCAAATtaactaaaaaataataataatttaatgagattttattttgttgaaaaaaagtACGATAtttcaattcattttttttaaatgttatcCCTTCAATGAAAAttgtcattaaaaataaaagaacactccaaaaatcttattctacacttctcataagtgtattttactttctaattgaaagtttgaagtgtaaaatgagattattAGAATACCAATAATGCACAAAAACTCTAATATATAGATAAGAACAGTACATGAGGCTACACACAACCCAAAAGAGCCAGCCAAAACACCGATGCCACAGTTTGTACACACAAAACCATAGCCAGCATACTAGAGATTTTTTTAGTATGACCAGAACACGGgttggtacatcacgtgtcccTATACAAATAGTGGAACATATTAAAACCATAGTGGATTAGTGATCACCAAACCAAGCGTTTACTTAAAAACCCCATCCTCTGTGACAGCTTTAAGCCTTTGACAATTGACATTACAACAAAACCTCCAACTTGTTAATGTTTTTGATCAAGAGATGACAGGGACACTGAAACAGAACCTGATTACAAGCTTGATCATAAGCACGCAGTAAGAGAACTAATTCGATTCGAGGGTGCACTCAGCAATCTTCTCCCAGGACTTGAGAGTTATATCTTCGGTGTCGGTTTTGTACAACGCAAGGCGAGTAACGGGGAAGCTCAGGCTGGCAATGCTGTCGTCGAGAGTGCTAGCTTTTTCTTgcgccttcttcttctcttcgtcGGTCAGATCACCGTAAAGGATGCTCAAATGTGGCATATAAGCTGCAGGACAAATAAAATGCCATCCAGGAATCATCAATCCTAAACCAAGAACAATACTTTTGGTTGATAAAAATAAGGCATTTTAGCCTGGTCCTCGAGATTGACTCGTCACTTTGgtcctgagatttaaaatcgatagaactAGCCTTTGAGGTTGTCCatcgtcaatcattttggtcattccatgaaaaatctccgttaaataagaaattatgaCAACTTCAGTGACCAAAGTGAAGACTAATGCCAATATCAGGGCCCATTTTGGACTAATACAATATCGGAGACCATTTTGGGCTATTACTTGCAAACATATAGCTTTTGAAAGATGCAAACTATCTTCTTTTAACAACCTGAAAGTTTGATAACTATTCCGTTTTTAGTTTTCACAGATAATATTGAGTAGCCACATTTATGCATCAATCGTTGTCTCGCCAATTGAAGGAGAACACCAACTATTGATCAAAAGCATGAAGATATCAAACTTAATCTTAAGCAACTTTaattaacagaaaaataaaaattagcaGCAACCCACTTCTACTTTCTCCTCTCTCGCTTGCTCCCAATCCAAATgaacaaatataaaaataaatctgtgtaacttttttttcacaagaaaaataaattagtgCATTAGAACTTACGGTTTGAGCTTTTGAAACCGAAATGGCCAGAGCAGTGAGCACTAgcttccaccacctgagaaaaTCAAACCCCAGAAACTAATTTTATTAATAACTCGTATTAGATTCCAATCAAATCCcacaaaaaaggaagaaattggaaaaaaataaataaataataattaccTGAGGGGTCGGATTTATGAGGAGGAAAACACACTGGTAAAAGAAGGTGCCGGTGGCCACGCGATCAACCTTGGCGTCGTAGGCCTTGAGGCCCTCAGAAGCCGATCGGAACTTCGCGAGGGCGTCGTCCAGGGTCAGGCTGATGGCCCCCACCACGGTGATGTGGGGCTCGAACTGTGGACCACCGAACTCGGCACGGAGGCCCTGCATCAGCTTCTTCAGCCTGGGGGCCACGTCATCCGGCGGGAGGGCCCACACCGAGTAGACGTTCTTTACTTCCGCCGCAGTAGATGTGGTTTGTGGGTTTGCCATGGAAACTGAGGAGCGgatggagaggaagagagaaaagccCAAGAGTCCAACACTTGTTAGGATTTTGGGGAtgaattttattcaatttttcatttaatttttgtttttgggcaTTGATTGATCTTATTAACCAAATAAATAGAATATTCTGGGCACATATTCGATGTATAAATAATGGTTTAGAATAAAGTTTTTATGATAGACATTGGATTcggttcaaaaattaaaaataagacTTAGACTTTTGGATCAgcggttttgttttgttttgttttttttatttatttatttaacaaaTTGGATCACCGGTTTTAGTTTATCTAAACTTTGATGAGGTAGTTATTTATTACTTAATCTAGGGATATTTtttagagagttttaacgaaaaatcggcgatattgttcactttaacaaaaaatcacatttttacactaaaaagtcaagcATGGTACTATTCGTTttacactttattttgtccttatcgttaaaattcaaagttttcaagccattttcattagttttccttattttttttacttgtaaatataatattttaaatttaaatctcTTAAATAGCAAATTCgtaatcaatttattttttacacaatATATCGTTGAACCAAAAACTTACATGAGGTAAGCCAATAGACAAAATATATTATCAAGGTTCAAAATCTTCTAATGtaatatgtcacatcccggcccgggcccccaccacatttcGGGCTCGATTTctccgtagcacgatattgtctgctttggaccccaaccatgccctcacggttttgtttctgggaactcacgcaaGCAGAACTTCCCAGTTGGTCACCCATCATGTGAATGCTCTGGcccattctcgcttaacttcggagttcctacgaaacccgaagccagtgagctcccaaaaaacctcatgctaggtagagatgagaatatacatataaggtttacagAATCTACTCTCTTAGGccatgtgggatcttacataaTAAAAGAGAAAACTTATAAAATTGCATTTTTAGTTTATACTAGCAGGAATAATGTTGTAGTATCATTATGCAGAGTGATTTTTAAATTGGTACATTATACTTGAGGTTTTAAAACAATATCAATTTGTGCATTTCATCTAACGAATATTTGCATCTTTATTAAACTTATGACATGATAAAATTCGTATTGGATTGACATTTAAGCCATATTTGTACCaaattaactaaaaaaattaataatttaatgagattttattttgttgaaaaaaagtacgatatttcaattttttttttaaatgttatcCCTTCAATGAAAATTGTCATTAAAAATAAGAGAACACTCCAAAAATattattctacacttctcacaAGTGCATTTTACTTTCTAATTGAAAGCTtgaagtgcaaaatgagattatTAGAATATCAATAATGCACAAAAACTCTAATATATAGATAAGAACAGTACATGAGGCTACACACAACCCAAAAGAGCCAGCCAAAACATCGATGCCACAATTTGTACACACAAAACCATAGCCAGCATACtagagattttttagtatgaCCAGAACACGGgttggtacatcacgtgtcccTATACAAATAGtagaatatgtgtgttaaaaagttaataacctAAAAAGTAAAtcccaccacttatataaaaatacgtaATATACCACCCATGTTTGGGTCACAACAAGGACGAAGCCAGAGATTTGTATGAGCGGGGCATTCTCAAACAATAAAGTCACAAATAATTCATTGAACAAAACACTAATATATTAATTCATAAAGTTTTTCATACAACATATTACATTATTCTTCGAATCGTTTTCATGTTTTGAAAACGTTGCATAACAATATCATTACCAATACCATtaatgtcacatctcggcccgggcccccaccacatcccgggctcaactccgtcgtagcacgatattgtccgctttgggccccgaccacgctctcatggttttgtttctgggaactcacacgagaacttttcagtgggtcacctatcatgggatcgctctcgcacgaacttgcttaacttcagagttctgatggaacccgaagcagtgagctcccaaaatgcctcgtgctaggtagagatgagaatatacatatggaggtagattgtctgccctcctgtttgggtgCCATTCCCATCCCTTtctatttgtgtggtcatggttaagccacgtcaactttttatatttttattgttttttgtcttattatctctataaaaaaaaatataaaatgttgatgtggcttaaccgtgaccgcacaaaataggaggggatgagaatgacacccaaacaggagggcagacaatctgcctcctatacatataaggcatagaggatccactatCCTGGACGATGTGGCGTGTTACAAAGTAGCCACATTTATGCTTCAATCGTTGTCTTGCCAATTGAAAGAGAATACCAACTATTGATCAAAAGCATAAAGATTTCAAACTTAATCTTTGACAACTTTaattaacagaaaaagaaaaattagcaGGAACCCACATCTATTTTCTCCTCCTTTCACATTTGCTCTCAAATCTCAATCCAAattaacaaataataaaataaatttgtgtattttatttttacaagaaaaataaattagtgCATTAGAACTTACGAGTTGAGCTTTTGAAACCGAAATGGCCAGAGCACccagaaacaaattttattaaCACGTATTAAATTTCAATTAATCCCAGAAAAAAGGGCAGAAATtggaaaagtaaaataaataaataaacaaatacctGAGGGGTCGGATTTATGAGGAGGAACATACACTGGTAAAAGAAAGTGCCGGTGGCCACGTGATCAACTTTGGTTTCGTAGGCCTTGAGATCCTCAGAAGCCGATCGGAACTTCGTGAGGGCGTCTTCCAGGGTCAGGCTGATGGGCCCCACCACGGTGATGTGGGGCTCGAACTGGGGACCACCGAACTCGGCACTGAGGCCCTGCATCAGCTTCTTCATGGTCTGGGGGTCACGTCATCCGGCGGGAGGGCCACCATCGCGTAGACGTTCTTTACTTCCACTGCAGTAGATGTGGTTTGTGGGTTTGCCATGGAAAGGAGTGgatgaagaggaagagagaaaacacttgttatgatttttatttatttttcatttcattttttttcggtGTTGATTGCTTggatcaaggttctaaaaggcgctaggcgctagtcggacaGCAGGctagggcctagcgcctagacggTTAGGCGGGGCCTAGCGAAtctaagtaaatctattatatttcgtataaataagtgtctttttatacttaaaatatatataattacattataaactacaaaataaaatgacatataaattatgaaatattggaaaaaatgaaaacatggggaacaagcatataatgtctgtttgtttaagtattcaacaagtcttttacaatttattgaaaaaaataaaatgcaaaatgaaagttatttattttctgtctaagtgagtcgcaacctaggcgggtctaggcggtctaggcgaaCGCCTCAGCAGGTCTAagtgtcatttcttaattttcaaacgtccAAACATTAATAATGGTTTAGAGTAAAGCGTTTTGGTAGACATtagatttaaaaatataaagaaagacTTTGAGGTGTATCCACTTAGTATTGTTAATactaatgatatttttcttttacctGTACGAGAGATTttaatttcaaatggcgagttCGTAGtcgatttatttttcttattctttaGTGCAAGTgtaatgtcacatcccagtttcgactctgccgtagcacaatattgtccactttgggtcCCGGCCACAtactcacgattttgtttctaggaactcagacgagaacttcccagtgggtcacccatcctaggaatgctctcacccaaactcgcttaacttcggagttccgatggaatccgaagccagtgagttctcaaaaagcctcgtgctataggaggtgagcatgtacatataaggcacatcaccccatTTCCATtggtcaatgtgggatgttacaatccaccctcttagaggcccgacgtcctcgtcgacacactcGCACCACACGGTAGAGTggctgacacgccccgaccctaatattccccgaataccaggatagacacgtgctgaCCGACactcgagggtgacgaaagccattaattgatacaaaagctaagaataagaaataaatacgggttatgaatttaaatacaatgaattaacaatttaggaacgagttcagagcatacaactaaacataatcactaaaaagaattaagataaaattgaatgaataaagaagtgagtcctacatcgagaggatcCGAAGATGCTGCTGCGGAAGTGTCTTGACGCCGGGACTAtgtgccttgattctaagtcctgaatgggggcgcaaaacaaaggtgagtggaccaatttcaatacataaataatactaaaacaattatgaacatactaacccccacagtttatatatataatgaaaactactaacaTAATAAGTGATAGCTTTTAagaaactctagcatgccatagAACATCTCAAGAGGTATAACGTGGAAAACACCATATAAATCATCGCATGTATCGTCTCGTAGATCGTCTCGTAAACGCGGTGTGCTACTAGTAAGATCACTAAATAATaatactcccggcccaatgcctgcacctaaGTCTttgtgcccgtagccagagataactCCCTCCCAGCCCAATGCAtgtctccgtgtccctcagaCTTTCGCTGGGGATTATTTTTTCCCGGCCtaactgccaacaccagatcctcgccccaggcggcatagtgtccactagttACGCCTCTCAAAATAACCACtttatagtataaagtcatccatcgtctatactataaagaggggtttcgaaaacatgttctagcatcctatcatcatccatcagatagtctaccagttcatggtttttatagaaaatacgatatatcaaaatatagctcaatataggctaataattaattcctcaccaaaaacacgagacgaaaatcaacatattcaataaacatgcttctcataaatcaaatcataaactcgtaaggcatgctattcatttatgcaattaaaccataaaatcatgtaattttagaaggggtccactcacagatacttcgtAGCAGTAGA
Encoded proteins:
- the LOC126585381 gene encoding cyclic phosphodiesterase-like, which codes for MANPQTTSTAAEVKNVYSVWALPPDDVAPRLKKLMQGLRAEFGGPQFEPHITVVGAISLTLDDALAKFRSASEGLKAYDAKVDRVATGTGTFFYQCVSLLINLTPQVVEASAHCSGHFGFKRSTPYMPHLSILYGDLTDEEKKKAQEKANTLDGSIAGLSFPVTRLALYKTDPKDITLKSWEKIAECTLESN
- the LOC126585383 gene encoding cyclic phosphodiesterase-like; this translates as MANPQTTSTAAEVKNVYSVWALPPDDVAPRLKKLMQGLRAEFGGPQFEPHITVVGAISLTLDDALAKFRSASEGLKAYDAKVDRVATGTFFYQCVFLLINPTPQVVEASAHCSGHFGFKSSNPYMPHLSILYGDLTDEEKKKAQEKASTLDDSIASLSFPVTRLALYKTDTEDITLKSWEKIAECTLESN